Proteins found in one Artemia franciscana chromosome 13, ASM3288406v1, whole genome shotgun sequence genomic segment:
- the LOC136034507 gene encoding dual specificity mitogen-activated protein kinase kinase 1-like: MYKNKFNLTLPPLEPESGSAAGTPVECSKALSLQSEPIIKPSSAGSFHSGATFNSVVSSVSQNSSNGSIDALTLETVQNCLKELELDDVQRQRLVSFLMQKQNLGDLTEESLEKLGELGAGNGGVVTKVRHKTTGLILARKLIHLEVKPAIKKQILRELKVLHQCNSPFIVGFFGAFYSEGEINICMEYMDGGSLDLILKRVGRIPEQILGKITGSVLKGLVYLREKHKIMHRDVKPSNILVNTRGEIKICDFGVSGQLIDSMANSFVGTRSYMSPERLQGTNYSVQSDIWSLGLSLVEMAIGVYPIPPPDAQSLAAVFGSKVSDDPENSSLPIRSPRSGQYGTGGSTPRPMAIFELLDYIVNEPPPKLPSGVFTNQFKDFVDRCLKKNPAERADLKSLMVHPWITKSECEQVDIAGWVSKTLEFQD, translated from the exons ATgtacaaaaacaaattcaatttaACACTGCCACCTTTAGAACCTGAATCTGGATCAGCTGCTGGAACTCCGGTAGAATGCTCTAAAGCTTTAAGCTTACAAAGTGAGCCTATAATCAAACCCTCCTCAGCTGGGTCATTTCATAGTGGAGCAACATTCAACAGTGTTGTTTCTTCAGTTAGTCAGAATTCTTCAAATGGCAGTATTGA TGCTCTCACACTGGAAACAGTGCAAAATTGCCTCAAAGAGTTGGAGTTGGATGATGTACAGAGACAAAGACTTGTTTCATTCCTCATGCAAAAGCAGAACTTGGGTGACTTAACTGAAGAATCCCTAGAAAAACTAGGAGAGCTTGGAGCTGGAAATGGAGGGGTTGTCACCAAAGTTAGACACAAGACTACCGGACTCATCTTAGCTAGAAAA CTCATTCATCTTGAAGTGAAACCAGCAATAAAGAAGCAGATTTTACGTGAATTAAAAGTTCTGCATCAGTGCAACTCCCCTTTTATTGTCGGCTTTTTTGGAGCATTCTATAG TGAAGGTGAGATTAACATATGTATGGAATACATGGATGGTGGTTCGTTGGATCTTATTCTAAAAAGAGTTGGAAGGATACCAGAGCAAATTCTTGGAAAGATTACTGGTTCT gtGTTGAAAGGCTTAGTCTATCTTAGAGAAAAGCATAAAATTATGCACAGAGATGTCAAaccttcaaatattttagtaaataCAAGAGGGGAGATCAAAATCTGCGACTTTGGTGTATCAGGTCAACTAATTGACTCCATGGCCAATTCGTTTGTTGGAACTAGAAGTTATATGTCT ccagAGCGTTTACAGGGGACAAACTATTCAGTACAGAGTGATATATGGTCACTAGGATTGTCTCTTGTGGAAATGGCAATTGGAGTGTACCCAATTCCACCTCCAGATGCCCAGTCTCTAGCTGCCGTATTTGGGTCAAAAGTTAGTGATGACCCTGAAAATTCATCACTGCCAATTCGTTCTCCACGGTCTG GTCAATATGGAACAGGTGGAAGCACTCCTCGTCCGATGGCCATTTTTGAGCTTCTTGATTACATTGTAAATGAACCGCCTCCGAAATTGCCCTCTGGGGTGTTCACGAATCAATTCAAAGATTTTGTAGACCGATGTTTAAAGAAGAATCCAGCTGAAAGGGCGGATTTGAAGTCGTTGATG
- the LOC136035041 gene encoding DNA-directed RNA polymerase III subunit RPC2-like, which translates to MHVEKVSGATMATSFDVRQLITEQTVSQGLIFAIGTGNWIIGRFGMHRKGVSQVLSRFSYIYMLGMLTRVNSQFEKTRKVGGVRSLVGSQWGVLCPSETPEGEGCGLVKNLALLAHITTPSDDKEHRSLVKSLGAEDIQCVDLSKLGKTYMVLVNGSLVAATDKPAPLVRAIRHLRRKGYGSPFVSVYLENRHRCVYIATDGGRLCRPYIIVENGKPKVTTQHIQELSNEKIIFQDFVDRGLVEYLDVNEENLSLVAVSEFEVTPSHTHMEIEPYTILGVVAGLIPFPHHNQFPRNTYQCAMGKQAMGVIGLNQRMRIDSLQYNIVYPMKPMVKSRTIDLINFEQLPAGQNAIVAVMSYSGYDIEDAIVLNQASVDRGYGRCIVYKNEVIQLRSYDKGLCDRIDGPLVDKVTREPDRRHVILGKDGIFEPGSRIQQGNVLVNKKVPLASSLNLSLSEAHLARYQDVPVSYKHDVESFAEQVLLSSHRNYNALCLQVAFARTSVYEYYPTDPTWGLQHCGKCNSEIRLEKLGDVFCTGKTFEPIQVKIVVLEYKVAKIFPHKGF; encoded by the exons ATGCACGTGGAAAAAGTTTCGGGTGCAACTATGGCAACTTCTTTTGATGTGCGTCAGTTGATTACCGAACAAACAGTATCTCAAGGCCTTATATTTGCTATAGGAACGGGTAATTGGATTATTGGGCGATTTGGTATGCACAGAAAAGGTGTAAGCCAAGTATTGTCAAGATTTTCTTACATATATATGCTTGGAATGTTGACGCGTGTCAATTCACAGTTTGAAAAAACTCGAAAAGTTGGAGGTGTCAGATCCCTTGTCGGGTCACAATGGGGTGTTCTTTGTCCCTCAGAAACACCAGAAGGAGAAGGATGTGGCTTGGTGAAAAACCTTGCTCTTTTAGCTCATATTACAACCCCATCTGACGATAAGGAGCATAGAAGCTTGGTTAAGAGTCTTGGAGCCGAAGACATTCAATGTGTTGACTTGAGCAAACTTGGCAAAACTTATATGGTCCTTGTGAATGGTTCGTTAGTAGCAGCTACAGATAAACCTGCACCTTTGGTGAGAGCAATTCGACATCTTCGACGAAAAGGCTATGGTTCGCCGTTTGTGTCCGTCTATTTGGAGAACAGACATCGATGTGTTTACATTGCAACTGATGGTGGCCGTCTTTGTCGTCCTTATATAATTGTAGAAAATGGAAAACCCAAAGTTACTACTCAACATATTCAAGAATTGTCAAACGAAAAGATTATATTTCAAGACTTTGTTGACAGAGGGTTAGTTGAATATCTAGATGTCAACGAAGAGAATCTTTCACTGGTCGCCGTTTCAGAGTTTGAAGTGACTCCTTCTCATACTCACATGGAAATTGAACCTTATACTATATTAGGTGTCGTTGCTGGTCTCATTCCCTTCCCGCATCATAATCAGTTCCCCAGAAATACTTACCAATGTGCCATGGGTAAACAAGCTATGGGTGTAATAGGACTAAATCAAAGAATGCGGATCGATAGTCTACAGTATAATATAGTTTACCCTATGAAGCCAATGGTGAAATCAAGGACAATCGACTTGATAAATTTTGAACAGCTCCCTGCTGGACAGAACGCCATTGTTGCTGTCATGAGCTACTCTGGATATGACATTGAAGATGCCATTGTCTTAAACCAGGCATCTGTTGACAGAGGATATGGAAGGTGTATAGTTTACAAAAATGAAGTGATACAACTTCGTAGCTATGATAAAGGACTGTGTGACAGAATTGACGGACCTCTTGTTGATAAAGTGACTAGAGAGCCTGATAGGAGACATGTTATACTTGGAAAAGATGGAATTTTCGAGCCTGGCTCTCGTATACAACAGGGAAATGTGCTTGTGAATAAGAAGGTCCCTTTGGCCAGCTCCTTGAATTTATCCTTGTCTGAAGCCCATCTCGCGAGATATCAAGATGTCCCAGTTTCGTATAAACACGATGTTGAGTCTTTTGCAGAACAAGTGTTGTTATCATCTCACAGAAACTATAATGCCCTATGCCTGCAAGTTGCTTTTGCAAGAACTTCAGTCTATGAATATTACCCCACAGATCCAACTTGGGGGCTCCAACACTGTGGCAAATGCAACAGCGAAATCAGGCTTGAAAAGCTAG gtGATGTATTTTGCACTGGGAAAACTTTCGAACCTATCCAggtcaaaattgttgttttggaGTATAAAGTGGCAAAAATCTTTCCTCATAAAGGTTTTTAG